Within Cellulophaga sp. L1A9, the genomic segment CTCGCTATTTGAAAGCGTTAAGAATGGATTGGATTGCAATAAGCATTGCCAGGTTTAAGGGGTAAATTGTGTCCGTAACAACTAAAAAAGTATAAAATGGATATTAAAGAAAATGATACAAAAACAAAGTTCATAAAAGAATCAGATGATGATACTGAGCACTATGTACTTCAGAAGAATAAAAAGACAAAATTAGGAGTAGGAATTATAATAGCTTTTTTAGTGGTTTTAATCCTTGGCGTTGTACTGTCCGGTGCTTTTTTCTAAGCATTGAGAACATGTGCAATAAATTAAAAAGGGTCACAATTTGTGACCCTTTTTAATTTATTAATCTTCATCGTGTTTTATGGCTTTCCATTCATCCATAAATGCAAACTGACTCTGATCTATTCTTTGTCGTTCTTGCAATTCTGCTTTCTGCAGTTCTGGAGATAACTTGTTTAATTCTCCACCATAATAACCTAATGCTATGGCTGTGCTGATGTGATAATCTTCTGGGATATTAAAAATCTTCTCTATTTTTTTCCAATCTAAGCCTGCCATTTGATGTAAAGCGATTCCCATATACTGTGCTTGAGTGGTCATATTCCCTACAGCAAAACCTAAATCGTGTAGTGCATGAAAATTATCTTGATGGTCATTTGTTTTTTCATGATATGCCGTAAGCATCAGCAGAGGTGCGTTTACAGCCCATTCTTTATTAAAATCACTTAAGCAGGAAATTATTTTTTCATAAGCTTCTGAATTTTTCTCTGCATAAATAAACCGCCACGGCTGTATGTTATTACTACTAGGCGACCATCTAGCGGCTTCAAAAAGCTGATTTAAATGTTGTTTTTTTATCCTGACATCCTTAAATGTTCTAGGACTATAGCGTTGCTTTAAAAGTGCAAATATTTCATAATCACTTTCAGCAATATTTTCTAACTGTATTTGTTCCGGTGATGTCATAATCTTTTCTTTTTCACCTACAAAAGTACACCTACATTGGTTTTGCTATTGACGCTAAGCCATATTAGATTGATGCTTTTAAAAATCAAGGTGTTAAAAATTAGGACTATAGTTGTTCTTTTCTATGGACTTCTTGTCCGTATTCATCTTTATAAATACGTAAAACAATTAAAAATAAACTAATAAGTAGTGGGCCAAAAATTAAGCC encodes:
- a CDS encoding nitroreductase family protein: MTSPEQIQLENIAESDYEIFALLKQRYSPRTFKDVRIKKQHLNQLFEAARWSPSSNNIQPWRFIYAEKNSEAYEKIISCLSDFNKEWAVNAPLLMLTAYHEKTNDHQDNFHALHDLGFAVGNMTTQAQYMGIALHQMAGLDWKKIEKIFNIPEDYHISTAIALGYYGGELNKLSPELQKAELQERQRIDQSQFAFMDEWKAIKHDED